One genomic segment of Nocardia spumae includes these proteins:
- a CDS encoding lipase family protein, with protein sequence MRLAVFSARILRRPMVAGVALAAAALAVVAAPSATAAAPAGTPISRTAQPDGWHTMYGGSLFEYWTTTSSGAPVPASGAVFVPPGPAPAGGWPVVAYDHGTTGLGPGCSGISDPVHAPYPSSRGKEDRILQYFQSKGFAVVAPDYLGLGRFDTGPHPYLERRTEATATLDLLRAARATYPELSRTWVAVGASQGGQAALGTAHLQQSYAPDLDYRGTIALDPESDLEHVLPAAAPWVPNIPGTSGASTAFIAGVLVGMREARPDIDVNGYLSPRGRELVDGIGSLCLDGMIARTNGASLGDLLAKPLGDPVFTAALTDYLAVPTSGYDAPILLLLNATDTTVPSPLHAALAAQLAAGGVDAQSVVGTGQHCDLNPQMWAAMDAFVARVQSTPYQP encoded by the coding sequence ATGAGGTTGGCGGTTTTCTCGGCTCGGATCCTGCGCCGGCCGATGGTGGCCGGCGTCGCGCTCGCGGCCGCGGCCCTGGCGGTCGTTGCCGCCCCCTCGGCCACGGCCGCGGCACCGGCGGGAACGCCGATATCGCGGACCGCGCAACCCGACGGCTGGCACACGATGTACGGCGGTTCGCTGTTCGAGTATTGGACCACCACCTCGAGCGGCGCTCCGGTGCCCGCGAGCGGAGCGGTATTCGTCCCGCCGGGACCGGCGCCGGCCGGCGGCTGGCCGGTCGTCGCCTACGACCACGGCACCACGGGGCTCGGCCCTGGATGCAGCGGGATCTCCGATCCGGTACACGCGCCCTATCCGTCCAGCCGCGGTAAAGAAGACCGCATCCTGCAGTACTTCCAGTCCAAGGGCTTCGCGGTGGTGGCGCCGGATTACCTCGGGCTCGGCCGGTTCGACACCGGGCCGCACCCGTATCTGGAGCGCCGGACCGAGGCCACCGCCACCCTGGACCTGCTCCGCGCCGCGCGGGCGACATATCCGGAACTGTCGCGGACCTGGGTCGCGGTGGGCGCCTCGCAGGGCGGGCAGGCGGCCCTGGGCACCGCCCATCTGCAACAGAGCTACGCGCCGGATCTGGATTACCGCGGCACCATCGCCCTCGACCCGGAATCCGATCTCGAACACGTCCTTCCCGCCGCCGCCCCGTGGGTGCCGAATATTCCAGGGACCAGCGGAGCCAGTACCGCCTTCATCGCGGGTGTGCTGGTCGGCATGCGCGAGGCCCGGCCCGATATCGATGTGAACGGCTACCTGAGCCCGCGGGGTCGCGAACTGGTCGACGGTATCGGATCGCTGTGCCTGGACGGCATGATCGCTCGCACCAATGGCGCCTCCCTCGGCGACTTGCTGGCGAAACCACTGGGGGATCCCGTTTTCACCGCGGCGCTGACCGACTATCTGGCGGTGCCGACGAGCGGCTACGACGCGCCGATCCTGCTGCTGCTCAACGCGACCGACACCACCGTGCCCTCGCCACTGCATGCCGCCCTGGCGGCGCAGCTGGCCGCCGGTGGGGTCGACGCGCAATCGGTCGTGGGTACCGGACAGCACTGCGATCTGAATCCGCAGATGTGGGCCGCGATGGACGCGTTCGTGGCGCGGGTCCAGTCCACGCCGTACCAACCGTAG
- the rsmA gene encoding 16S rRNA (adenine(1518)-N(6)/adenine(1519)-N(6))-dimethyltransferase RsmA, which translates to MSEPVSEARGQAELLGPAEVRVLAERFGIRPTKQLGQNFVHDGNTVRRIVAAAGVGRADVVLEVGPGLGSLTLALLDVVDRVIAVELDPVLAHHLPETVADRAAELADRLTVVPGDALRVSAADIPGAPTALVANLPYNVAVPVLLHLLAELPSIRTALVMVQAEVADRLSAEPGSKIYGVPSVKAGFFGTVRRAGAVGRRVFWPVPQVESGLVRIERFDQPPWSLDTAHRERVFAVVDAAFAQRRKTLRAALAGWAGSPAEAERRLVAAGIAPTARGETLDTAAFVRLAEQS; encoded by the coding sequence GTGTCCGAACCTGTGAGCGAAGCCCGTGGCCAGGCCGAACTGCTCGGCCCCGCCGAAGTGCGGGTGCTGGCGGAGCGGTTCGGCATCCGCCCGACCAAACAGCTCGGGCAGAACTTCGTCCACGATGGCAACACCGTGCGCCGGATCGTCGCCGCGGCCGGGGTCGGACGTGCGGATGTGGTGCTCGAGGTCGGCCCCGGCCTCGGATCGCTGACACTGGCGCTACTCGATGTGGTCGACCGGGTGATCGCGGTCGAACTGGATCCGGTACTGGCGCACCATCTTCCGGAAACCGTGGCCGATCGGGCGGCGGAGCTGGCGGACCGATTGACGGTGGTGCCCGGCGACGCGCTGCGAGTCTCGGCCGCGGACATCCCCGGTGCGCCGACCGCGTTGGTCGCGAATCTGCCGTACAACGTCGCGGTGCCGGTCCTGCTTCATCTCTTGGCCGAATTGCCCAGTATCAGAACGGCTTTGGTGATGGTGCAGGCCGAGGTGGCCGATCGTCTGTCCGCCGAACCCGGTTCCAAGATCTACGGGGTGCCCAGTGTGAAGGCCGGCTTCTTCGGGACCGTGCGCCGCGCGGGAGCGGTCGGCCGGCGGGTGTTCTGGCCGGTGCCGCAGGTCGAGTCGGGATTGGTGCGCATCGAACGTTTCGACCAGCCGCCGTGGTCACTCGACACCGCTCACCGCGAACGGGTGTTCGCCGTGGTCGATGCGGCATTCGCGCAGCGCCGCAAGACCTTACGCGCAGCACTGGCGGGCTGGGCGGGATCGCCGGCGGAGGCGGAACGGCGGCTGGTGGCCGCGGGTATCGCGCCTACCGCTCGCGGTGAAACGCTCGACACCGCGGCTTTCGTCCGGCTTGCCGAACAGAGCTGA